One window of Trifolium pratense cultivar HEN17-A07 linkage group LG5, ARS_RC_1.1, whole genome shotgun sequence genomic DNA carries:
- the LOC123887183 gene encoding 3-ketoacyl-CoA synthase 2-like encodes MLKPFYLISNIMNILFISLLVVIATSCVSCVYVNEQYCNPQPSILIKSFCLVTSLVYYIFMSRPNKIYLVDFSCYKPNINCLCTKEMLLERAKQFGFLSQENFILINKILDRSGVGPRTYVPEGLLQVPPKLTLEEARNESYAVLFGAVDELLEKTCVEAKDIGILVVNCCLFNPTPSLSDAIVNHYKLRGNILIYNLSGMGCSAGVIAVDFVKRLLQAHPNSYALVLSTENEISSIYKGNNPSMLLTNCLFRMGGSAALLSSHPSDRSRSKYQLMHSLRTHVGADDNSYKCVFQEEDDKEIVGVALSKELMNVARDALRVHITSLGPLVLPISEKLKYVKNLFERKVLKRMIEGYVPNFKLAFDQFCMHTGGRAVLDRMQKSLELDDFHMEPSRMTLYRFGNTSSSSVWYELSYCEAKGRIKKGHKVWQMAFGSGFKVNTAVWLALKNVDTKSLKNPWMDEIHEFPVPMPTNKHMIKA; translated from the exons atgTTGAAGCCTTTCTATTTGATATCAAACATTATGAACATTTTGTTCATATCACTTTTAGTAGTAATAGCTACATCATGTGTAAGTTGTGTTTATGTGAATGAACAATATTGTAATCCTCAACCATCAATATTGATAAAATCATTTTGTTTAGTTACTTCCTTAGTTTACTACATCTTCATGAGTAGACCAAACAAAATATACTTAGTAGATTTTTCATGTTACAAACCAAACATTAATTGTCTTTGCACAAAAGAAATGTTATTGGAGAGAGCTAAACAATTTGGTTTTCTTTCccaagaaaattttattttaattaataaaattttagataGGTCAGGAGTCGGACCCAGGACCTACGTTCCTGAAGGATTGTTACAAGTTCCGCCAAAATTAACACTTGAAGAAGCAAGAAATGAATCATATGCTGTTCTCTTTGGAGCTGTTGATGAACTTCTTGAGAAAACATGTGTTGAAGCTAAAGATATTGGAATTCTTGTAGTGAATTGTTGTTTATTTAATCCTACACCATCACTTTCAGATGCTATTGTTAATCATTATAAACTTAGaggaaatattttaatttataatcttAGTGGTATGGGATGCAGTGCTGGTGTTATTGCTGTGGATTTTGTCAAACGCCTACTTCAG GCACACCCAAACTCATATGCATTGGTGCTAAGTACAGAAAATGAAATCTCTAGCATATACAAAGGTAACAACCCTTCAATGCTACTTACTAATTGTCTCTTTCGCATGGGCGGATCGGCAGCCCTACTCTCGAGTCATCCATCGGACCGTAGCCGCTCAAAATATCAATTGATGCATTCATTGCGCACTCATGTAGGCGCCGACGACAATAGTTACAAATGTGTCTTTCAGGAAGAAGATGACAAAGAAATTGTTGGTGTTGCACTCTCGAAAGAACTCATGAATGTTGCTAGAGACGCACTTCGCGTACACATAACATCGCTTGGTCCATTAGTCCTCCCAATTTCGGAAAAACTTAAGTATGTGAAAAATTTATTTGAGAGGAAGGTTTTGAAGAGGATGATCGAAGGGTATGTGCCGAATTTCAAGTTAGCTTTCGATCAATTTTGTATGCATACGGGCGGTAGAGCGGTTCTCGATCGGATGCAAAAGAGTCTTGAGCTTGATGATTTTCATATGGAGCCTTCAAGAATGACACTTTATAGATTTGGTAACACATCATCAAGTTCTGTTTGGTATGAATTATCTTATTGTGAAGCTAAGGGGAGAATTAAAAAGGGACATAAAGTTTGGCAAATGGCTTTTGGATCTGGATTTAAGGTTAATACTGCTGTTTGGCTTGCTTTGAAGAATGTTGATACTAAATCATTGAAAAATCCTTGGATGGATGAGATTCATGAATTCCCTGTTCCAATGCCAACCaacaaacatatgattaaagcataa
- the LOC123885235 gene encoding myb-related protein 2-like isoform X1 codes for MYFHHQQQQARNMHALRMHMQGSGDSGLVLSTDAKPRLKWTADLHERFIEAVNQLGGSDKATPKTVLKLMGIPGLTLYHLKSHLQKYRISKHGNGHANISSSKIGAPTTELVESRMSESSGIHMKDLSIGLQTNKNSEINEALNMQIEVQRRLHEQLEVQRHLQLRIEAQGKYLQSVLEKAKETLGNQNLGTMGLDAAKVQLSELASRVSTENLDTKFSELKELNVLWPQQTHEGEAIDYSMSSFLTNSDESQRDQEIHNKGMNFRPCNGTFCEEVKENTMFLSSSNDKVLDGSGEVPKQTSSLLSMNIGVHEEENFWRRNNSKEDLKGEEWKRRKSIETSGVQLKLNSDKISQDYRLANFEVKLDLNSHDDHDASQCQKFDLNGFSWNC; via the exons ATGTACTTCcaccatcaacaacaacaagcaagGAACATGCATGCTTTAAGGATGCACATGCAAGGAAGTGGAGATTCAGGACTTGTCCTTTCAACTGATGCTAAGCCAAGATTAAAATGGACAGCAGATCTTCATGAACGTTTCATTGAAGCAGTCAATCAACTTGGAGGATCAGATA AAGCTACACCTAAAACAGTATTGAAACTTATGGGGATTCCTGGACTTACATTATACCATTTAAAAAGTCACCTACAG AAATACAGGATCAGTAAACATGGGAATGGACATGCTAACATTAGCAGCAGTAAAAttg GAGCACCAACCACAGAATTAGTAGAAAGCAGAATGTCAGAATCAAGTGGAATTCATATGAAAGATTTAAGCATAGGTCTCCAAACAAACAA AAATTCAGAAATAAATGAAGCATTGAATATGCAAATTGAAGTGCAAAGAAGACTACATGAGCAGCTTGAG GTACAACGACACTTACAATTAAGGATAGAGGCTCAAGGAAAGTACCTTCAATCAGTGCTTGAAAAAGCTAAGGAGACACTAGGAAATCAAAATTTAGGTACAATGGGACTTGATGCTGCAAAGGTTCAACTATCTGAATTAGCATCAAGAGTATCCACAGAAAACCTTGATACTAAATTTTCAGAACTAAAAGAATTGAATGTACTTTGGCCTCAACAAACACATGAAGGTGAAGCCATTGATTATTCAATGTCAAGTTTCTTAACTAATAGTGATGAGTCTCAAAGAGATCAAGAAATACATAACAAGGGCATGAATTTTAGACCCTGTAATGGCACATTTTGTGAAGAAGTGAAGGAGAATACAATGTTTCTTTCCTCATCAAATGATAAAGTACTAGATG GATCAGGTGAAGTACCAAAACAAACTTCAAGCCTCTTATCAATGAATATAGGAGTTCATGAAGAAGAAAACTTTTGGAGAAGAAATAATTCAAAGGAAGATTTAAAGGGTGAAGaatggaaaagaagaaaaagtattGAAACTAGTGGAGTTCAACTAAAATTGAACAGTGACAAAATTTCTCAAGATTATAGATTGGCTAACTTTGAAGTTAAATTGGACTTGAATTCTCATGATGATCATGATGCTTCTCAATGCCAAAAATTTGACTTGAATGGTTTCAGCTGGAATTGCTAG
- the LOC123885235 gene encoding myb-related protein 2-like isoform X2 — protein sequence MGIPGLTLYHLKSHLQKYRISKHGNGHANISSSKIGAPTTELVESRMSESSGIHMKDLSIGLQTNKNSEINEALNMQIEVQRRLHEQLEVQRHLQLRIEAQGKYLQSVLEKAKETLGNQNLGTMGLDAAKVQLSELASRVSTENLDTKFSELKELNVLWPQQTHEGEAIDYSMSSFLTNSDESQRDQEIHNKGMNFRPCNGTFCEEVKENTMFLSSSNDKVLDGSGEVPKQTSSLLSMNIGVHEEENFWRRNNSKEDLKGEEWKRRKSIETSGVQLKLNSDKISQDYRLANFEVKLDLNSHDDHDASQCQKFDLNGFSWNC from the exons ATGGGGATTCCTGGACTTACATTATACCATTTAAAAAGTCACCTACAG AAATACAGGATCAGTAAACATGGGAATGGACATGCTAACATTAGCAGCAGTAAAAttg GAGCACCAACCACAGAATTAGTAGAAAGCAGAATGTCAGAATCAAGTGGAATTCATATGAAAGATTTAAGCATAGGTCTCCAAACAAACAA AAATTCAGAAATAAATGAAGCATTGAATATGCAAATTGAAGTGCAAAGAAGACTACATGAGCAGCTTGAG GTACAACGACACTTACAATTAAGGATAGAGGCTCAAGGAAAGTACCTTCAATCAGTGCTTGAAAAAGCTAAGGAGACACTAGGAAATCAAAATTTAGGTACAATGGGACTTGATGCTGCAAAGGTTCAACTATCTGAATTAGCATCAAGAGTATCCACAGAAAACCTTGATACTAAATTTTCAGAACTAAAAGAATTGAATGTACTTTGGCCTCAACAAACACATGAAGGTGAAGCCATTGATTATTCAATGTCAAGTTTCTTAACTAATAGTGATGAGTCTCAAAGAGATCAAGAAATACATAACAAGGGCATGAATTTTAGACCCTGTAATGGCACATTTTGTGAAGAAGTGAAGGAGAATACAATGTTTCTTTCCTCATCAAATGATAAAGTACTAGATG GATCAGGTGAAGTACCAAAACAAACTTCAAGCCTCTTATCAATGAATATAGGAGTTCATGAAGAAGAAAACTTTTGGAGAAGAAATAATTCAAAGGAAGATTTAAAGGGTGAAGaatggaaaagaagaaaaagtattGAAACTAGTGGAGTTCAACTAAAATTGAACAGTGACAAAATTTCTCAAGATTATAGATTGGCTAACTTTGAAGTTAAATTGGACTTGAATTCTCATGATGATCATGATGCTTCTCAATGCCAAAAATTTGACTTGAATGGTTTCAGCTGGAATTGCTAG